One Phycisphaerae bacterium DNA window includes the following coding sequences:
- a CDS encoding alpha/beta hydrolase, with translation MRAHRKNALFLIAAAALVVASNGCRLPFSARPPQQPAFGPGGSDYTHAAVGAMRLGEGGEEVWLFWPEEPTPAKAPLVVFMHGWGAISPKPYAGWIAHLVRKGNIVAYPRYQESIYTPFDEMEPNAIAGLRMAWKAAAGQTPVRPETDKVAWVSHSLGGILTVNLASASVDIGLPPPGAVMIVQPGGDERIALVNEPDLPESTRAVVVTGDADHWVGSAPAARIVDALQKILPADHISYVTVPSDWHSFPPLIANHFAPLAQSPLLDSALDGIAENGTKQVDFSAATADAAAPETDALDYYGYWKLADGLIDEVFRGTHGDFAFGDTAAQRFMGVDSDGDPVRQLIVHELSASTP, from the coding sequence ATGCGCGCGCACCGCAAAAATGCCCTATTCCTGATCGCGGCTGCCGCACTTGTGGTTGCGAGCAACGGATGCCGACTTCCGTTCAGTGCGCGCCCGCCGCAACAGCCGGCCTTCGGCCCCGGCGGCAGCGACTACACCCACGCCGCCGTTGGCGCTATGCGGCTTGGTGAAGGCGGCGAGGAAGTCTGGCTGTTCTGGCCGGAGGAACCCACGCCGGCAAAAGCTCCCCTGGTCGTATTCATGCACGGCTGGGGAGCGATCAGTCCCAAACCCTATGCAGGTTGGATCGCCCATCTTGTCCGCAAGGGCAACATCGTAGCCTATCCGCGCTATCAGGAGAGCATTTACACGCCGTTTGACGAAATGGAACCAAACGCCATCGCGGGTCTGCGCATGGCCTGGAAAGCGGCGGCCGGTCAGACGCCGGTTCGACCCGAGACCGATAAGGTCGCCTGGGTAAGCCATTCACTGGGGGGAATCCTGACGGTGAATCTGGCGTCAGCATCGGTCGATATCGGCCTGCCGCCGCCTGGTGCGGTCATGATCGTTCAACCGGGCGGTGATGAGCGCATCGCCTTGGTCAACGAGCCGGATCTTCCTGAATCCACGCGGGCTGTGGTGGTCACGGGGGACGCTGATCATTGGGTTGGTAGCGCGCCGGCCGCTCGAATTGTGGATGCATTGCAGAAAATCCTGCCGGCCGACCACATATCTTATGTAACCGTTCCCTCGGACTGGCACTCTTTTCCCCCGCTGATCGCCAACCATTTTGCCCCGCTGGCTCAAAGTCCGCTGCTGGATAGCGCCCTGGATGGCATCGCCGAGAACGGCACCAAGCAAGTCGATTTTTCGGCTGCGACCGCTGATGCCGCGGCCCCCGAGACCGACGCGCTGGATTATTACGGCTACTGGAAGCTGGCCGACGGGCTCATCGACGAAGTCTTTCGCGGGACGCATGGCGACTTCGCCTTCGGCGATACCGCCGCACAGCGCTTCATGGGAGTCGATTCCGACGGCGATCCGGTGCGGCAGCTCATCGTTCATGAGCTGTCCGCGTCAACCCCATGA